A stretch of DNA from Rhizoctonia solani chromosome 9, complete sequence:
TGGGTCAGCATACGTATTGGATTATCTCCCAAATCGGGCTTACACTTGTGCCAAATGAGTGGGCCCTGCTCCTTGATCCAAGACTGGGGGCTGAGGCTACGTGCAGCTCGGTAAGATTACGATCACTCATGGACGGGCGGTGCACATACTAGAATTCACCCTCAAAGTGCTGCACTCCAAAGGGGCACTGATCCTGCGGGTTTTGCGCCCAAGCCTCGAGACCGTACTTGTTCCCGTTCAACTGGTACATGGCCATCCCGGTGTGAATCGTGTTCGTGAATTGTGAGTAACAAACAACGACGTAAAGCTCTGGTAAAGACAGCGTTAAAACGTATTCTTCTGAAGCCTAGTTTTAACTCACCATCCATGAATTTGGCATGCTCTTCAGGGGTCAGGTTGGACCAGTTTTGAATCATAACATATTTTCACCTGGTGACGTCCGTCGCATAAGTGGTAGGACATCTTTGGGAGGAATTAAACTGACCGAGATAGGACAAGAATCCTTGAGGATTATCGTATAATGTTAGACCGATTGTCGAAACCTTGGTGCTTTGCATAACAAAGTAACCCATTCCGACAGAAGTGAAAATTCCAACCAACTCGAGCAGATGCTTCTCATAATCAGGGAGCTGGTCGATATCAAAATCGGCTGGCTTGGGAGCAAAGAATGAGTTGTAAAGCCTATAAACCCCCAATATTGATATCAAGTTAGTGAACACTCAAACCTCTGGAAGAACACGTACGCTAGCTTCATATTATCAGAGTGATTGAATTGAACTTGGCGGAGATTGATCGCCCCAAGTCTCCTCCCTGTCCGACATAGGTCTTGTATCCAAGGACCTCGGTCATTAAGTATTAAATAAGCGTGCATTGTCGACTACAGTTGACCCAGTTTTGGGGGGACAGGTCGAGTACCCGATTCCAGGCAGAGATGGGGCGACAACATGGAATCTGATGGAGTCGAATTAGTTTCTTTGTACGCTCTTTTATCTGAGATGACCTACGCTTGCTCGCCTTCAGGTGGGTTGACAAGAGGATCGATCACCTTGTTGAACTCTGAGACGGTacttccccatccatgcaGCATGAGTATTGGAATGGCATTCTTGTGCGTGCTTTTTTGGTGTACAAAATGAATCCTGAATGGTTGAGACGGAATATGTAAGATCACGGGCATGTCCACTCAAGCAATTTGAACCCGGTAATCCGGTTATCACCCACGTTGTGTTTTCAATTCGACAAGATATTGGTCGAACCTATAAAAAATCGCTAAATGTTAAAAAACGTTAAATTCGGGTACTCTGGAGATGCTCACGAATTAAGGACCTTTTCTGCGGCCCGCCAGTCAAAGTCGACGAGTTCCTGCTTGGCTTTCTGGATCCAGGATAACCTGGATACGATGAAAAAAAATCAGATTTCGTCGCGCAGGGTAAAGGAAAAACGCACTCGGTGCCCATGCCAAAGTCTGCACCTGGTAGAATGACCTCTTGAGGCAGACGTTGTGCCTTCAAAACGATCTTCAAACGTTCGATTTCCTCATCTGGAATGTTAACCTTGAATGGTCTGGGTGGAGCGAAGGTAGTTGACATGGGGGACTGGGAGAATGAGACGAGGATGCGAGGGAGAGATGCTGGTGCGTTGCCCTTTGGCGACACGCTGGTTTTAAAGGCTGATCGTACGGCGACGAAATGAAATGGTAGATTCAGGCCTGCTAGAATCCTGAACCGATCAGATCAATCAAAACACATCGCTCTGCGAGTCTTCCCTCGCGAGGTCGGTCAGTGGAAACCACGCGTGTCAGTATCCTCGATCCGCCGCGGAGTTTACCTGAGGAGGATGTGTACATGCAACCATTATCCAAACTGGTACAGCGCAATTAGGCTGACCCTATTCGCGTTCCTGGAATGATGCCATATTCATTATTTGCCACAGAAACACGTTTACAGATGCACGCGTCCCTACATACACCCTAAACACTTGTCAATGTGCATTCCAATTACTTCCAATAATTCTTTCCAAAGAACCGACGACAATCATCTACAAATCTCTGGGGCGCCGAGACTAGCCTAAAAAATACTGTAGTATAATACATTCCTGATAAATGTAGACTCACAAAGTGACCACCACTCTTGTGATCTGGACAGAATTTCATTTCCTAACTTAGAACCTACGCACAAATTAAAGTTCAGGCCAACTTACATTGATGCCATATCATAGGGCCATGGTTCTTGATCCATGACTGGGGGGCGAGGCTAAAGAATCTCAGTTTTATATGAAGTATTTGTGCGAAAATCACCGACTAAAATTCGCCCTCGAAGTGTTGAATGCCAAAAGGTGATTGATTGGGAGGGTTCTTTTTCCATTCTTCGATACCATATTGGATCCCATTATGTTGATACATTGCCATTGACGTGTGGATGGTCCCGGTGTATTGCTGTAGAAGGATAAGCGAATACATTGCTGTATTAATGTCGTTAATATGGTTTACACCAGTTAACACCATGACAGGTGACGAAACAgggatatatgcgtaccatCCATGTATGATTGGTGGGATTCTTCAGGTAATTGGCCCACTCCAATGTTTTAATATATTTATACCCTAAAATTCGATTTAAACATTAGTGGAACTAGACATCGTATCCCAATCTATCTCACCCAGCCATGCTAAATATGCCTGCGGATTATCATACATCACGAAGCCAAGGGTAGAGACCGGCTCGATTGGATCAAGAAATACCCCATTCCAGACTTTGTAAACTCGGCTATGTGCTCCAGCATTGTTTGTTCGGGGACCGGGAGCAGACCATCTTCAATGGCATCGTCCGGCCTCGGGGCGAAGAATGACTGAAACAGACTGAAGCAAAGCAACGTGATAAACAAAATTTGCTCGTTACCGGGTTATGAGCGGAACCCCGACTTACGCGAGCTTCAACGTGGTGAATGGTTGGTCTGGAGCTGCCTCAAATTCACGGCTCCAAAGTCTCCGCCTGGCCAACATAAGTCTCGTACCCTAATGCCTTTGTCATCAAGGTATCAAATATACGAGCATTGTCGACAACAGTGGCTCCCGGCTTTGGTAGAAGCGTCGAGTAACCGACTCCGGGAAGGGATGGAATGATTACGTCGAATCTAAAAAGTGCCAATTACTCAAGCCATCCCAAATAGGCAATGATCTGTGCGCCTACGATTGTTGTCCATCCGGGCATTCACCAAGGGTTCGATAACTCGAGATACTCGAGAATACTACTTGGCCAGCCATGAAGCAGAAGTAGCGGAATTGTGGACCTGGATGTACTCTTCTGGTGGATGAAATGAATACTATATACATGTACCAGGATGGGTGTtagcatgctgtgggctgtaAGAAAAGTTCCAGAAAGCATCTGGATCTGCTCGGTCTGGGTAGGAAGGCTGTACTCACGTCGCGCCTTCTATATCAACAAGGTACTGTGAAAACCTAATTATGGGACAAGTCCCGATTCACCAAGGTATCAATTTAAAAGCACGATAAATTCTTCCGTACGAGTTGCCTGTCTTCCACTGAGCGCCAGTCAAAGTCCAAAAGACGACGTTTCGCTTCGTGCATCCAAGAATGCCTGGAGCGGAATCCACCCGGGTTAGCTGGCGTCTATTCAACCCCCCTAAAACCCCTCAAACTCACTGTGTTCCGTTGTCGGCTGTGATTCCAGGATGATCGGCTCAGTAGGAAGTCGTCGCATTCGAAGAAGTGTCTTTGTCCTCTCGATTTCCTCATCTGGGACATGGACTTTAAAGGGCCGGAGGTTGTAGGGGTTTGTTGTTTCAGTCTGTCGAGGACATTCAGATGATCGTGTGGATATGTGCACCTATAGCTAAGAACCAACCATAGTCATTTTGTTGATCGGTATTGGGAGTGGATACTGTAGGGAATAAGGAAGTTGAGTTTCTACTCTTGGGGGAGGGGACACCGCGGTAGAGCTCTTTTGTACTTGCGCAGATCGATACCATCACACCACCACACACGATTAGGCGTAATCTGGCAAACGTCATGTGTATTGTGTCGAGCCAGAATGTGGCTGTCAACGAGGCACACGTCATCTATATGCTTATCATGGATGACAATAACACACCCCAGAATCCGGATATACGTGACCGTACTTCCGAGTGAGCTTGCATAATCGGAATGTAGACAACTTCGGACGGTAAAGTTTCCCCTTTGGTTTATATTAAATTCTATTCGTGGTTGTAATTGGCGCCCAAGTACGTGTAACAAAACAAGTAGTGTAATACTCCAACTGACAGTCAAATGATCTCAAACTGGACATGGTGTCTTGTTTGCGGCGGCTGCACAGCGCGAGTTGAAGGTGCTTTCTGAGATCGAAGACGAATTGAAATAAGCCTATAGGAGAATAACAATGAGCACCCCATAACACTACAATTGAGCGAACCTCTAACCTTGATATAGTAGATGGTGGCAATAGCATCCTCTGTTGGAGGCCCGCGAGACCACAATGGACCGCCATCCGACCAAACGTTGACAATGAGGGAAGAATCCTTGGTTGGCGAATTTTTGGAGACAGTCTAGAGTAAGGTATGTCAATGCTGGTGGGGTGGATCCTATGGTACTGAGAGGTACGTACCGACTTCAAGGTGCCATCGTAGTAATATTTCGAAGAGGATGGGAGCCAATCAAGCCTATGCTCATGAAAGGCACTGAAAGGAGAGAAAGAGGTGGTTCGTTTGTTACAATATCGAAAACCAGACGTAAAAACTCACGTAAAGTCCGCTCCTGGAATCACGATGGACTTGGATGCATTGGGGTCAACATCACCATCGATGGTCCCAGGTTGGTTGGTATGGTGAACCCTTTGGTAGTAGTCCTGATCCGAGCTCAAGAATTCTTTAAAATAAATTAGTTTGACCTGTGCATGAGAAATGCGTGAAAACTCACCAATATCTGCTTCCTGAGGAGGTACCTCGTCGTGCTTGTATGTAAAGAATCCAAAACACACGCCAGGGACCTATCGATGACCTCTGATCAGAACTTGCATCAAACCATTAAAACAGGGACTCACGTTTGGAACTGTTGCCCTCATCCTAAAACTACCATACTTGATGTTGTCACGGAGAGTACTAATACCTGCCGTCTGGACCAAGCCAGAGCCAGAGTACGCAGATGTCTTCAACCCGAGGCCATAGTTATATGGGTAAACATTGTTAACGTTGTAGTTCATCTCATATATTCCGTCGTCATGCGCTTCTGGATAATCGAACTTCTTGAAATTCTGGCTTAGCACGGCCTCTGCCCCAGCCGCAGTCGTAAAGTCCGAGACAATCGCCTCTCGCTGTGCATGTGTAATGTGTCAATCTTGTGTATATGATCGTAGCTGATGTACGAACCCAAACCGCGCCAGTTGAATCCTTGTACCCGCATTCGCAAGTTGAAGTTGATTGGCGGTCAACCAGGGTCGCCGCAGATGCTACGGCAATGGCGAAAGGCGTGAGAAATAGAGAGCGCATTTTTGGGTCTGATACGTATAAAATATCAGGATCAGCGACGCTATGAATTGTGCCAGATGGGAGGTTCACCTTTATAACTGTGCGAATCGATTCATTGGAAATGTTCGAACTACGGCAAGGCGGGCTTGGCCAACCAGGCCGGCGATCATGAGCACCTCTAGATCATGCAAGGAAGGTTCCTCATCCTATGGTATTACCATGGACCAGACCGTTCGAACATGCGATCACGAAGAACGACCAAATATGGAGAGTGGATCAATTCGATCTTAGTGAAGATCAAACTCGAATATTCCTGTCTTGATAGGCTTACCTAGAACTTGCAAATAGTATATCCAAGCACTGTCCTAAGGGCGATCCGGTCTCGAAATGAGGCTGTGTGATTTTGAGAGATGTGTTGTCTTAGTGGCAGAAAATATACCAAGGAGATCGGCCAAGCAGTGCTAGAATGTATACAGCCCGGTTTCCTATGTTAATGACAAATTGCATGAGGGTGTAGTAGTATCATAGCGTATAAAACCTTAGTATACAGTCGAAATGTAGAAAATATTGCTAAGCTTGGGGTCGTACAAACCTACTGCTGACACGACCAGGTATGTCACCATGTATGGTTGTCTTGTTGAGAAATGTTACACGCGTTACAATAATGGCGATTACAAACCAGAGTGGTAACGCATTCCAAGTGCCTGGCGAATCACGATCAACTGTGAAAGTATAATATCACCTACCGTATTGCCCATATGAAGGATCATTGAATTCAGACACATTTTGATGATAGGCGAGAAACTAAATCAATTACACACAAATGGCGATCGAGGAGATAGTTTGGCGCTTAAGCTGACCGATGAGACATCACCGATTTAAACCTTTAGAAACTCAATTATTTCCTTTCATCATCGTCGACTATACTCTTAATTACATATGGTACTAGAGAGCAGGTAACGGGACCGAAAGCCAAGACGCTTCACTAATGAAGTCAATCTCAAATGGAGCAAGGTGTCTTGTTAGAAGCAGCCGCGCAGCGCGAGTTGAACTGGCTAGCTGAGAGCGACGTCGAGTTGAAATAAGCCTGAGAAATTTAGAGTTAAGCCTCTGCATTGATATTATCAGAGGATGAATCTAACCTTGATGTAGTAGATGTTGGCGATGGCATCCTGAGTTGGCGGGCCTTTGGTCCAGCCAGAGCCACCATCGGACCAAACGTTGGCAAGGATAGAAGAAGCAACGGTAGGAGAGTTCTTAGAAACAGTCTATGTCGATCTCAGCGTCAGTACCAGTTGAGAAATGCAGTGCCCTACGAAATACGTACCGATTTCAAGGAACCATCGTAGTAGTACTTGGTAGAGCCAGGAAGCCAATCGAGGCGGTGCTCATGGAAAGCTCTGATTTAGAGGAATATTTATCAATTTGAGTGCTAGGGGAAGATAGGCTCTCCAAACTCACGTAAAGTCTGCACCTGGGATAACGACAGCCTTGTATGCGTTAGGGTCTGTGTTACCGTTGATCAATCCaggttggttggtttggtGTACGCGTTGGTAATAGTCCGAGTCCGAACTCAAGAATTCTGCACTGATGTTAGAAATCATCCCGAAGACGACAGGTTTGGATGTCGACTTACCGATATCGGCTTCTTGAGTATCGCTCTTGTAGGTGAAGAATCCGAAGCACACACCAGGTACCTAATATGATCCCAATTCAATCCTATGGTTCTCTCGAGCAGGGAACTTAGCTAACCTTGGGAACCGTAGCTCTCATCCTGAAAGTGCCATAAAGAATATCTTCACGTGTGGTGCCAATTCCACCGACTTGAACTCGCCCACTGCCAGAGTACGCGGAGGTCTTGATTCCTAGACCATCGTTGTACGCGTATACGTTGTTGGCGGTGTATTGCATTCCGTACGGAACGTTTGCATGGTCTTCTTGCCATGTGAATTTATAGTAGTTCTGGCTCAAGACAGATTCTGCGCCAGCCGTAAAATCGGAGACAATAGACTCCCGCTATGATTATGTAGCCTGTCAGTATATAATTTAGAAAAGGACCTTTATTACACGAACCCATACTGCGCCAGTAGAATCCTTATACCCGCAGGCACAAGTATTGGATTGACGCTCGGTCAAAGTTGCAGCGGACGCTACGGCGGCGGCTAAAGGAGCAAGTAGTAAAGTGCGAACCATGGTCGTGAAGCTGGTAAAAATCACTGAAAGGTGTTGTAATGTTGTTGAGAGTTCAAGCAGAGGGGCGGTATATATACCTCTAAGCTTCACCTCCGAAACCTTGAAACCGACGCGATCCGGGCCAGATCGACGATGCCAGTGCTCGCCATATTTTTCTGAATTGAGAACAAGCCGAAGTCCATCAATCAAGTCGCCTAGGTACGCGATACATTCGAAATGTCCTAATCCGGAATTTGCGTGGTTCCGCGCCAACGAAGACGGTCGATGTCACCTCCCATGTCAACGCCTCCAATAATTAGCAAGCTTGATCGGCACACCGCCTACCGGGTTAATCGGCTCAAATTATCCCCAGGCTTGCAAGCATATTGAAAATTTCACTACAGCAGTTCGCCGAACTTGATGTGGTTCGCCCAATAGGCTGAGTGTTGAAGAGTTTCGCCTTTTAAGACACAACAGCAAAAATGGCAAACGACAAGACTTTTGTCTCTCGAGGTACCGAGAAACACAATATTTCAGCATCACGTCAATATTGAAAGTCCATGGCCAGCAATGGTAGTGTTATGGGAATTCGAGGAGTCTCTGGGAGTCGTTCCAGTGAGCCGGTAGGTTTGAGTTTGACTAAAGATGTTACACATGTAACAAATAACGTTACCGTGCTGGATTATACTATAGCTAAATTACGAGGTGCCTCACCCGAGTGTTATTGTTTGATGGGCAGTACATGTTGCCTTTGAACATAACCAATCCAATATATTTCTAACGTTCACTATAATAGGTTTTTAATTCAATCATTGAATACAACAAGGATAAAATGATTCCCCTCGCCTAAATCTTCAATCATCAAATGGTGGGAGTCCTCCCGACGAGGCGTCACCTTGCCAAATGAATCGACAGATGCTAATTCATTTCCTACCCCACTGATGATTTTTTGTCCGTTGATTCGAACCTCATAGCTCTGAGCTTCATTCCATAAGACGGGCACCCCGACAACGCCGTGCGTACCAGCTGGCGCCTTGATCGCTAACTCAAGCGACCAAGGTGAGGTCTTTGACCACCCTGAGGTAAGCAGCTGACCGTTCGAGCTCGATACTCCAGCTACCGCGTAATCAAGGTCCACCTTGGCCTCGGGTATGACGGACCAGGTAGTGTGTTCTGCGTTGGTAAACCGAAGGCCAACGACGTTACGCGATAGAACGATGGATGGACCGGATGCCCAAGGATGGGCGTGAGAAATATAGGATGGGTCATACGCCTGGGAATTGCTCTTCAAGTGAGCCGGTACGTCCTTTGAATTAAACCAGAACATGTGCTCACTTGGAATGGGTAATAACAGCGACCGTCCTTATAGTAGCCTTCGATGAGAGAAGACTGCACCCCATATGGTGAATTCCAGACATAGCACCATAGCAAATGGATCAGATCAAGTGCTCGCTGGGCCTCTCCCGCCTCAAAATGGGCAAGAAGCTCGAATCCCGAAATAAACGTAGAAATCATGCCAGGTGACTGATCGAAATTGTTAGCGGCGATTGTATGCGTGTTCCCTCTGAAAATATCTCTACCTCTGGAGCAACAGTGCCGAAATCGTTCCAGTTCCGCTTCAGGCCGGAACTAACACGGGCCGCCTTCTCTTGGCTGTCAGTCACGCTAAACCATACGGCTAGACTGTTCCCGTCTTGTGGCGTTAAAGTTGATGTTGTATTGTCCCTGTACATTCCCTCCCATCATCCCAGAGCTTGAAATTAATTGCATCCTTGACGCTATTGGCCAGCTGTACACATATAATATAAGTATATGGCTAAAAGCATTCGCGAGAGTAATCAGCCTTACGTCGGTCCAAAGCGGCACTTTATCCCATTCGCCTAATTCTTGGCCAAGTTCTGCCATTCTCTGCAGCGCACGTACAAATATGCAATTGGCGGCTAAGTTGTACCCTCCCTGATCGACACGGCCCCAATCGAGTTTGTGATCAACCCAGAGCAGTCCCGGTTTCCCCTGGGACTTCGGCCCACCGTTCAATTTTCTGATGCTAAACTCAATTGCACGCTGTGCACCTTGCCAGAGCGAGACTTCGCCTCCAGAGACATGGCGTCGGGGTTTCAAAAGCCAGTCCTTGTCGCCTCCTGCGTAGAAGTAAGTGTCGTACAATACGACCATCGACCACAAATGATAAGTATCAGACCCCCATTCATCAATGGGAGGTGCCGCATATGGCATTTGTCCAGTTAGAGGGTCTTGTTGTGCGAAGAGCCATTCAAGGCCAGTCTGGGAAGACTTGGCGTCGTTTAGTGTGTAATGTTGTGCTGTTGTACTGATAGCACGATCGCCAGCCCCTATTACGATGGTTTGAGGCTTCAGTGTTTAGTGAGAAAGCAGCTTATTCACTCACACACTGTTCGGTCTCTTCTGGCACCATCAGTCAATACAGCCTCGCCGGTCCCGGCAGGAGCTGAATTATCATAGCCATAGCGTTCCATGAAATGATCATGCCCTCGCCCAGTATTGGGTGGGATAGTAGATAGTTGGATAGTATATGCGCCCGCGTACCATATGTTATTCAAGAAATCATCTGAGGAATAAAAGAAACTATATACGGATTTGTCACTTGTTTTGAAATGATCAAAATGCCTCGCTGACGAACTACGTACCCTCCATAATTTCGGAGATTTTCCCAATGGGGCATCATATTATTGAAGCATCTGACGTTCGTAATTGATACCGTCCCTGTCGAGTTGAGGAACAGAGTCATGTAGCGGAAAGCACCTCGCATATGTCGGTATTGAGGAGTCCATTCTTCAGCCCCACCAGGTTTAATGGTATGAAACAGGGCTCCGTCATCAACAAAAAAGTCCATCGCTCTGATTTCCCAGGGATGTGTAAGAAAACACAGGTTCCTAAATTTAATTTAGAAAGCGTACCTATCACTCGTTCTTGAGATGAATTGTTTGGATTCTGCAAATGCCATTCCAAACACTTCCCCTGGCTGTGATTCTTTGCCGAATGTGATAGTTGGTATACCCGCAATATTTTTACCAAAGTCAAGTGTAAGCGCAGCGGATAATCCATGCAACTGAGTCGGCGGTAAATTAGACCGATAAGGCTCTGGGGCAACTATAGAGTTTGCATGCGTGATTGATCCATTCGCAAACAATACCGAGACCGGCAATTGCACGCGGCTTTCAGGAGCAAATGAATAAGATTGCCATGGACCCTCAGTGGGGCTGGCCTGGAACACAAGTTTCGAGAACGCCGAATACGAGGCGAGTGCGCTATCCTTGCAAAGAGTCGACCAAACAGAAAACAGCACCAAGCGTCTGGAGTGCATGATAGGCGACTCGGAGATTTGTCCAATGTTCAAATGCGTACTAAACTACCGACCGACAATGTTAGCCCCACTTTGTGGGCGCAACTGGCGGCGTGTGGTGGTTGTCCAAACTTGAAAGGAATATTCCACATCTGAATCACCGGCTTAATTACGTAATAAAGCCCAATTGACTCGAGTTCGGTCATGGATAATTATAACGTTCATAAACCCTAGAAATATATACAAGACAAGATACAAAAGTGAAGATCAAACTCCAATCCTAAAGGACACAAGTAGTCAGATAATGCTCACCCCAAACACATCAACTTACCGATTGATAACCTTTCTCTGGGCAGTATACCTAATGACCTCTCGCTTCTCAAGGATGTATAGAGCACGTTCGAGAGCATGGTTGGAGAAACCTTGCTGGTTGACAAATTCTTTGACGAGGCTCTGATAACTGGTACTCCATCCGACTGGAAGACGCCTTCTTAATTCTTTGTCAATCTTGGTGACCTCTTCATTCATTTCCCCGCGAGAAAGGCCATCCGTCGAGCCGGCGGCGACAGCATCCATCGTACTCGATTTGAACAACCTGATCGCCTCTTCGACATGGTTGGGTAGTACGACAGGGGATAATGTAATCTTGGCAAGAGCCTCTGAAATTCGGGTGATAGCCTCCAGTTGCCTGCATCAAATATGTGAGTAACTTTGTAAAGCTCGAGAAACTATGGGGTTACCGGATAGTAATGGGGATGGAACTGCGTTCGTTGTTGTCCCGTTCGACTTGCTGAACCTCCTTCCTGAGGCCAACAAAGTGGCTGCTAAGTAGTTCGGCTGATTCTGGAGACAGCCGTGGGGCGCAAGTTCTACATGACGAGTCAAACTCAGTCCACGGTGAGACCAAGGTAGCTGATACGTACTGTTTGCAGAAGGCAACATAGCGTCTCATAGTATCCAAATCGATTTCGCCCTCGACGTCAGTTTCGTCTTCTGCCCGATCCATATGAATGTTCATTACGTGCTTAGCGATCGCCTACAGAGAACAAAGTTAGCCCATAAGCTTGGAAGGGACAATCACGCGTGTACCTTGTCTCGGTTCTCGTTGTGCTCATCACGCACGATAAAAATCATGTCGAAACGTGACAAGATAGTGGTTTGGAAATCAATATTCTAGCTCGCCGTGAAGTGTTAGTTTGGGCATACAAAGCAACAAAAAACTTCATACCTCTCCGGGACTCCTGCCTTCATCGTAACGCCCAAACACGGGATTAGCTGCTGCGAGTACACTTGTACGTGAGTTCAAGACAGTAGTGATTCCGGCCTAATGATCGAGGGCGTCAAATATATGTAAAGTGTCCATATGGTAGTACCCACCTTGGCAACTGAAATTGTTTGCTGTTCCATAGCTTCGTGAATGGCAACCCGGTCTTCGTCTCTCATTTTGTCGAATTCGTCGATACACACAACACCGCCATCAGCCAATACCATAGCTCCTCCTTCGAGGAAGAACTCGCGCTATCCAAGTCAAACTAAGCACGTAAAGGAGGGAAACATGGGGGTCAACTTACCGAAATGGGGTCCCTCTGAACAGCTGCTGTCAGACCGGCCGCGCTACTTCCTTTTCCGGATGTATAAACAGAGATGGGCGAGGCCTAGCCATACCATCAGGATAAGCACAGGAACTACCCTACACGTGTTGAAGATGTGAAAGCTTACCTTTTCAACGAATTTCAGAAGCTGCGACTTGGCGGTACCAGGGTCACCAAGTAATAAGACATTGATATCCCCTCGGAGGTGCATGTTATCAGGCAGTATTCTCTTGGAGCCCCCAAATAACAAGCAAGTGATTGCTTTCTTGATATCTGAAAGTAACATGTGTCGCATTAGGTGCGAAAACAAAGATACATAAAATAAGCCTACCTAGCGACCCGTATATACTGGGGGCTACGCTCCTGGCAAACTTCTCATAGAGTCCCTCCGTACGCGCCAACGCCCTAAAAGCTACCTCATCTGCAGCCGTAAATTGCGCTCCAAAAGAACCACCGCCACCGCCCCCAGGCGAACCGGATGTGGAAGTGTCAAGGCCACAGACACGCAAGTAGGCAGAACGAAGTGCAGGAGCCGAAGCAACATCCCGTCGGCCTTTTGCAGCTTGGTATGTGGAGTAAATCCCAGTAGCGATGATGCGTGACCCTGGGACGACTCGGGAAGTTAAGTACCTATATTGACGTTAGTATTGTATTGGGCCCTCAAGATGTAATC
This window harbors:
- a CDS encoding glycoside hydrolase family 16 protein, which gives rise to MRSLFLTPFAIAVASAATLVDRQSTSTCECGYKDSTGAVWREAIVSDFTTAAGAEAVLSQNFKKFDYPEAHDDGIYEMNYNVNNVYPYNYGLGLKTSAYSGSGLVQTAGISTLRDNIKYGSFRMRATVPNVPGVCFGFFTYKHDEVPPQEADIEFLSSDQDYYQRVHHTNQPGTIDGDVDPNASKSIVIPGADFTAFHEHRLDWLPSSSKYYYDGTLKSTVSKNSPTKDSSLIVNVWSDGGPLWSRGPPTEDAIATIYYIKVRGLFQFVFDLRKHLQLALCSRRKQDTMSSLRSFDWETLPSEVVYIPIMQAHSEVRSRISGFWATFWLDTIHMTFARLRLIYPLPIPINKMTMTETTNPYNLRPFKVHVPDEEIERTKTLLRMRRLPTEPIILESQPTTEHSILGCTKRNVVFWTLTGAQWKTGNSRVHPGPQFRYFCFMAGQVVFSSISSYRTLGECPDGQQSFDVIIPSLPGVGYSTLLPKPGATVVDNARIFDTLMTKALGPTIHHVEARVSRGSAHNPSFFAPRPDDAIEDVWNGVFLDPIEPVSTLGFVMYDNPQAYLAWLGYKYIKTLEWANYLKNPTNHTWMQYTGTIHTSMAMYQHNGIQYGIEEWKKNPPNQSPFGIQHFEGEFYLAPQSWIKNHGPMIWHQSGLNLPFHFVAVRSAFKTSVSPKGNAPASLPRILVSFSQSPMSTTFAPPRPFKVNIPDEEIERLKIVLKAQRLPQEVILPGADFGMGTELSWIQKAKQELVDFDWRAAEKVLNSFDQYLVELKTQRGIHFVHQKSTHKNAIPILMLHGWGSTVSEFNKVIDPLVNPPEGEQAFHVVAPSLPGIGLYNSFFAPKPADFDIDQLPDYEKHLLELVGIFTSVGMGYFVMQSTKVSTIGLTLYDNPQGFLSYLEHAKFMDELYVVVCYSQFTNTIHTGMAMYQLNGNKYGLEAWAQNPQDQCPFGVQHFEGEFYLSPQSWIKEQGPLIWHKYHDRGGHFAAIGNPKEFVEDCREFYGKFYWEQPGVEAKSA
- a CDS encoding glycoside hydrolase family 16 protein, giving the protein MVRTLLLAPLAAAVASAATLTERQSNTCACGYKDSTGAVWRESIVSDFTAGAESVLSQNYYKFTWQEDHANVPYGMQYTANNVYAYNDGLGIKTSAYSGSGRVQVGGIGTTREDILYGTFRMRATVPKVPGVCFGFFTYKSDTQEADIEFLSSDSDYYQRVHQTNQPGLINGNTDPNAYKAVVIPGADFTAFHEHRLDWLPGSTKYYYDGSLKSTVSKNSPTVASSILANVWSDGGSGWTKGPPTQDAIANIYYIKAYFNSTSLSASQFNSRCAAASNKTPCSI